From the genome of Candidatus Omnitrophota bacterium:
GGCTCTCCCTGCAGATAATGCGCGCGAACCGCTGTTCCATAAAACTTGTCGACTCTACCAGGCGGGTCCTCCTCCCGAAGGTGACCATAGACCTCAGGAAGAAGACGACGAAACTTAAGAAGGTCAGGGTCGGCCGGTACGCCCCCGGCAAGGCGGTGAAGTTCGGCAGGCCCATCCGCGGAGCTAATTACATATCGGTACCTCTCATCGACGAGGATGTCATAGGTGTAGTCACGCTATACGACAAGATCGACACAAAGCCGTTCTCGGCCTTCGACCAGGAGATAATGGCGACCCTTGCCGAGCAGGCGGTAATAGCCATAAAGAACGCGCAATTATATAAAGAGCAGGAGAAGCTCACCATGGGCAGCATACGGTCGCTCGCGACGATCCTCGATTCGCGCGCGCCCGGCACCTTCGTGCCCCGCGCGTCGTTCCTGAAGATCGTCATCGCCATGGGGCAGGAGCTCCGGATGGATAACGGCGAGCTGAAGAGCCTGGAATACGCCGCCCTGCTGCACGATGCCGGCCAGATAGCCCTCCCCGACGAGGTCCTCTCCAAACCGGACAAGCTCACAGGCGCCGAATACGACATGGTCAAGGCGCACCCGGCGCACAGTGTCGAGATCATACGCCACATGAAGGCCCTCAAGACCGTCATACCCATCATACTCTACCATCACGAAAATTACGACGGCTCGGGATATCCGAAACACCTGAAGAAGGAACAGATACCTCTCGGCGCGAGGATAATGGCCATCATAGACGCCTTTGAGGCGATGATAACGAAGAGGCCTTACCGGGAGCCGAAGAGCATAGATGCGGCGATAGAAGAGATAAGGCACAACGCCGGGACGCAGTTCGACCCGAAGATCGTGGACCTCTTCCTTAAGGTGATGAAACGGAGGGATATAAGGCAGACGCTGGAAAGGGAGCTATATGAAAAAAATAGATGATCTCGCAAAATCCGATATTCATATGAAGATACTGGCTTTCTTTCACGAGAATCAGGCCTCGATAGACACCCCGCGCGGCGTCGCCACCTGGATCAGGGAGGACAGGGCCAAGGTCAAACGGGCCCTCGAAGACCTCGTATCGCTCAAGGTCCTGGTCGCCCATAGGGCCACTTCGACTACCGGGTACGGGTATACGAGCTCGAATACGATAATATCCAAGGTCGGGCGCCTCCTCGGGAAGAGGAAGACATCCTGAAGACATAGCTCTCCGAAGGACCCGCCATCCGATCAACCATATGAAAGATTATACAAGAGCGTATGATGAATTGAACGACCGGCAGAAGCTGGCCGTGGACACGGTCGACGGCCCGGTCCTCGTGCTCGCAGGTCCGGGCACGGGGAAGACACAGCTCCTGTCGATACGCGCGGCCGCCATTCTCAAAAAGAGGAAAGCGGCGCCGGAGAATATCCTGGTAGTCACGTACACGAACTCCGCGGCGAAGGCGATGAAAGAGCGCCTGGCCTCCGTAATAGGGGAAGAGGGCTACAATATAGAGGTCGGGACGTTCCACGCGTTCGCCAATTCCATCATACAGGACTCGGAAGAGGCCGCAAATTACACCGGCGACAAGATACAGATGAGCGAGATAGAGCAGGTCCGCGCCGTCGAGTATGCCCTCGACCACGCTAAAGGCGTTGACGAGATACGCCCATTCCGCGCCCCGTACATGTACACCGGCGAGGTCCTGCAGAAGATAGGGGAGCTGAAGAGGGACGGCATCACGCCCGGCGGATTCGCGGCATATATGAAGAGGAAGTCCGCCGGCGGCACCGCGGCCATGGACGAGAAGTACGTAAAGCGGCTCCATGCCTTCGGCAGGGTCTACGCCATGTACGAGGACCTGAAGAGCGGAACGAACAAGGATGTATTCGATGAGCGCGGACGGTATGATTTTGACGACATGATCCTCTTTGCCACGGAGGCGCTTAAAAAGGAGGAGGGGCTTCGCGAACGGTACCGGTCGCTCTACCGTTATGTGATGGTCGATGAGTACCAGGACACTAACGGCGCCCAGATGGACCTCCTGTTCACGCTGCTCGATTATAAGGACCCTAACCTCTGCTGCGTCGGTGATGATGACCAATCGATATACCGTTTCCAGGGCGCGAGTATCGCAAACTTCAAACTGCTCCATGACCGGTTCCGCGGCATCAGGGAGATACATTTAAAGGACAATTACCGCTCGGCCCAGGAATTGATCAAGATCTCCGACAGCATAATCCGCCTGATACCGGCCGAAGAGCGGGTGACGGAGAAGTCGCTCGCGGCGGTGCGGAGTTACGCGGGTAAAGAGATAGAGTTCAGGGAATTCACCACGGAGAGCGAAGAGCTCGTATATATCATCGACAAGATACGCGAGCTCAGGGAGAAGATAGAGCGCGACAGGTCCATACCGGAGGAGGAGCGTTCGCATCCGTACAACAACATCGCGATCCTCGTGAGGAAGCGCAAGAACATACTTACCGTGATAGACGCGCTCCTGGGCGCAGGCATCCCTTATGCCACGGACGGCAAAGAGGATATAAGCGGGGAGAAGCGCGTAAGGCAGCTTCTCGATATCCTGGAGCTGGCCTCGGCCGACCCGTCCAATATCGAAACTAAAGACCTGGACCTGTACAGGGTCCTCATCGCCGATTATTTTGAGATACCGCACGCGGACCTGCTGAGGTTCATAGGACACGTGAACGCCGGGAAAGCAAAAGACCGCACCGTCTCGATACTCTCCGCCTTTCTGGAATATCCTTTCGGCGCGAAAGACGAGATCAGGTTCACGGACCCGAAGAAGATGATCTTCGCCCGGGAGGCCGTGAAACGCCTGCTCGGCGATGCCCGCTCAAGGCCGGTCCACGAGATACTGCTCTCTTTCATAAAAGACGCCGGGATATTCAGGTTCATACTGGAGAAATACGCCGACAACGGTGTCATGAAGATCCGGGAGCTTAGGGCGCTCAGCTCTTTCATAAATATGGTCAAGAGGTCGGACCTCGCAAACCCCGGCGTACGGCTGGACGATTTCATGTCCGAGCTGAAGACGCGCAAGGACCATGGGATGCCGATACAGGGGTCGCTCGTCACCATGACGCAGGACGGGGTCAGGGTATTCACCGCGCACGGCTCTAAAGGGCAGGAGTTCCGTTCGGTCATAATACCCTTCTGCATACACGATAAGAACTGGCCCATCAGGCAGCCCGTAGAAAAGATACCCCTGCCGGCGGGGCTCTTCCGGGCCAGAGAGAAGGCGAAGGACAAGGATCTCCTTAAGAAACTTTTCCTCTACGATGAGACACGCCTCTTTTACGTCGCCATAACGAGGGCAAGATCCAACCTCATATTCACCTCGAGCCCGGCCGAGGGGTCCGTATCGAGCCCCTACGTCACCCACCTGGACATAGCATCGGCATATCCGGACATCCTCCCGGAAGAGGAGGTCATGGCCAGGTCCCTCTCGGTGACCGACCTTGAGGACCCGTTCATCGGAACGGAGGCGGTATTGAAAGATATGATATCCAATATGACCCTGAACCCCACGCGCCTGAATAATTACATACGATGCAGGCGGAAATTCCTCTACACGGATGTGCTCAAGCTCCCCGGGACCAAAAAGAAGAGCCTGGTATTCGGTAACTGCGTGCACAAGGGGCTCGAGGAGACGTATGCGCAGTACATGAAGACCGGACGTTTCCCGCCGTTCAATTTTTTCTTCACGGTATTCAGGCGCGAGCTGAAATTCCAGGGCGTAGATAAGGCCATAGAGCTGCACTGCCTGGGCGAGGGGCAGATAGACAAATTGAAGGGATGGTTCGCCATCGCCTCGCGAAACCCGGTCATGCCCATCGGGCTTGAACGGAAGCTGGCGGTGACTGTGGGCGACGGCATCATCTTCACCGGAAAGTACGACAGGATGGAGTGGGAGGACGAAGCCGGGCGTCTGGTGAGAATAGTCGATTACAAGACGGGGAAGCCGGACGACCACCTCAAGTCGCTCGAGAACGGCGAGGACCTCGCCAGTGACGCGTGCGAAGGGTACCTCCGCCAGCTCGTCGCGTACCGTATGCTTTTCGAGAAGGATAAAAAGGAGTCCGGGCCCATGCGCGCAAGGGCGGGTGTGCTGGTATTCATCGAGCCCATAAACGCGGACATGCGACGTCTCGGATACAAAAAGGGCGATTATGTATCGAAACGCATCGAGATAACGGACGAGATGGTCGCGCGGCTGGAAGAGGTGATAAAAGAGGTGTGGGCGAATATAAAAGACCTGCAGTTCGAGAAGCTGAAAGAACGCGACGAGAAGAAGTGCGGGAATTGCGATTTTGACACGGTATGCTGGAGGTAGGAACGGGTATGGGTAAAAGAACGCGTTACATAGCCGCCGCGGCCGTCTTGGCGCTCGCGGCGGTATTATATATATTCGCGGCCGATATCATGGTCCGCGCCTTCGCGGCGGCCAACGGTCTCGACATCGCATACAAGGACGCCGGGAACGTATGGTTCACAAGATTCGTCTTCGCCGACCTGAGGGTCGCGGAGAGGAAGAGCGGTGTCGGTTTCTCCGCAGAGGCCGCGGATATCAGGATACGGTTGAGAAAGGGATCGATCTCGGCAGACTTCAACTTTCGCGGCGTGCGGCTGATACGGGAGAAGGGGGCAAGGGAAAGTTCGTACGACAGTATTGACGGGCTGGTGGCCTCTCCGTTCGCGTCCAGCTGGAAGTACGAGACGATCTCCGGCACCGCTGAACGGAGAGAGGACGGGCTCATCCTGAAAGATGTGCGGGCCGTAAGCGACGATATAAGGCTCTCCGTCAACGGCGCATTACATAAAGATGCCACCGTGGACGCCGATATCATGATATATTTTTCCCCGAATATCACCCGCAAGGTCCCCGAAGAGCTCACAAAAGTCGTCCTGACCGATGAGCCTGAGGGCTGGAAGAGTATATCGGTAAAACTTAACGGTAATTACCTGGCCCCATCGATCCAGCTCTCGAGCAAACTGTTCCGGCTCAACATCCGCAGCGTCTCGCCATAGCTATACAATTGCAATTTATAATGCGTTATGTTATAATTCCATCCTGTCAATGATAAGGGTGAGAGACGATGGTAAGCCAGGAAGAGCAGAAAGAACTGTTTGAGTTCAAGGAGCAGCCGAAGAAACGCTTTGGCGGCTTTCCCAGGATATTCCCGGCCGAAAATATGTCCGTAACACTCTCGATGGAAAGGCTCATCCTCTTCTCGATAGGTATCATCATGGTAGCGGTCCTGGTATACGCCCTAGGCGTGGAACGCGGTAAATCGCTGGGCAGGGCCCCTGTTACGGTCCTGAGTCAGCAGCCCGCGACAAAGCCGCCGTCATCGGCCCGGAACAGACCGCCCGAGGCCGTGCAGGTCAATCCGGTCCGGGTCGCGCCGGCAAAGGCGGCCGGGCAGGTA
Proteins encoded in this window:
- a CDS encoding ATP-dependent DNA helicase produces the protein MKDYTRAYDELNDRQKLAVDTVDGPVLVLAGPGTGKTQLLSIRAAAILKKRKAAPENILVVTYTNSAAKAMKERLASVIGEEGYNIEVGTFHAFANSIIQDSEEAANYTGDKIQMSEIEQVRAVEYALDHAKGVDEIRPFRAPYMYTGEVLQKIGELKRDGITPGGFAAYMKRKSAGGTAAMDEKYVKRLHAFGRVYAMYEDLKSGTNKDVFDERGRYDFDDMILFATEALKKEEGLRERYRSLYRYVMVDEYQDTNGAQMDLLFTLLDYKDPNLCCVGDDDQSIYRFQGASIANFKLLHDRFRGIREIHLKDNYRSAQELIKISDSIIRLIPAEERVTEKSLAAVRSYAGKEIEFREFTTESEELVYIIDKIRELREKIERDRSIPEEERSHPYNNIAILVRKRKNILTVIDALLGAGIPYATDGKEDISGEKRVRQLLDILELASADPSNIETKDLDLYRVLIADYFEIPHADLLRFIGHVNAGKAKDRTVSILSAFLEYPFGAKDEIRFTDPKKMIFAREAVKRLLGDARSRPVHEILLSFIKDAGIFRFILEKYADNGVMKIRELRALSSFINMVKRSDLANPGVRLDDFMSELKTRKDHGMPIQGSLVTMTQDGVRVFTAHGSKGQEFRSVIIPFCIHDKNWPIRQPVEKIPLPAGLFRAREKAKDKDLLKKLFLYDETRLFYVAITRARSNLIFTSSPAEGSVSSPYVTHLDIASAYPDILPEEEVMARSLSVTDLEDPFIGTEAVLKDMISNMTLNPTRLNNYIRCRRKFLYTDVLKLPGTKKKSLVFGNCVHKGLEETYAQYMKTGRFPPFNFFFTVFRRELKFQGVDKAIELHCLGEGQIDKLKGWFAIASRNPVMPIGLERKLAVTVGDGIIFTGKYDRMEWEDEAGRLVRIVDYKTGKPDDHLKSLENGEDLASDACEGYLRQLVAYRMLFEKDKKESGPMRARAGVLVFIEPINADMRRLGYKKGDYVSKRIEITDEMVARLEEVIKEVWANIKDLQFEKLKERDEKKCGNCDFDTVCWR
- a CDS encoding SPOR domain-containing protein; translated protein: MVSQEEQKELFEFKEQPKKRFGGFPRIFPAENMSVTLSMERLILFSIGIIMVAVLVYALGVERGKSLGRAPVTVLSQQPATKPPSSARNRPPEAVQVNPVRVAPAKAAGQVQERSYLKTPGPQSQATERTRGYTIVVGTFSNKDNAAAMVSRIKKNDGLSAFLIQGDSYFQVCIGNYPDKESVQSKKALARIAQRYKGAYFKLSR
- a CDS encoding HD domain-containing phosphohydrolase — its product is MAEEIKEGEYRQELFERLKKSISLKKEEECFGVCIKPALWWIIDRPHPKEIDLERAIYPNCPHLKKSRSSRRKRCLGDLASAVKNATSTKAVAKFECGEGLHGFVYPIFQGEKLYGYIGACYAKREISPSILNIFAAFTDTIIKEIQKELELSKLYETIRPRAIALSTVHTVHRLISSTLDLNELLPRIARLSLQIMRANRCSIKLVDSTRRVLLPKVTIDLRKKTTKLKKVRVGRYAPGKAVKFGRPIRGANYISVPLIDEDVIGVVTLYDKIDTKPFSAFDQEIMATLAEQAVIAIKNAQLYKEQEKLTMGSIRSLATILDSRAPGTFVPRASFLKIVIAMGQELRMDNGELKSLEYAALLHDAGQIALPDEVLSKPDKLTGAEYDMVKAHPAHSVEIIRHMKALKTVIPIILYHHENYDGSGYPKHLKKEQIPLGARIMAIIDAFEAMITKRPYREPKSIDAAIEEIRHNAGTQFDPKIVDLFLKVMKRRDIRQTLERELYEKNR